A single window of Qipengyuania sediminis DNA harbors:
- the zwf gene encoding glucose-6-phosphate dehydrogenase, with protein sequence MHVSADRLLLFGATGDLAKRMLLPSLCALDGEGLLPERLRIIGTARSALDDAGYRALARKAIEAHLPEERRGRLDPFLARLAYQPLDATDPAGFAALAARVRDGNEVAGLVIFLSTAPALFEPTIAGLREAGLTGGEVRIGLEKPLGSDMASSRAINDAVAAAFAEERIFRIDHYLGKETVQNLLALRFANVLFEPVWNRSMIHSVQITVAESVGLEGRGGYYDGAGALRDMVQNHMLQLLALVAMEPPTSFAATAVRDEKVKVLRALRKVSAGECVRGQYAGGTAGGKAVPGYAEELGAASETETFVALRAHVDNWRWQGVPFYLRTGKRLAERVTEIVVEFRPVPFSIFGRRGAKTVPNRLVIGIQPEENITLNLMAKLPGLDRGGLRLREVPLDIAMADAFSGKQRRIAYERLLLDLIEGDQTLFVRRDEVEAQWAWIDSIRAGWAEAKAAPRPYPAGSWGPAEATALAARDGVRWHDE encoded by the coding sequence ATGCATGTCTCCGCCGACCGCCTGCTCCTTTTCGGCGCGACCGGCGATCTGGCGAAGCGCATGCTTCTGCCTTCGCTTTGCGCGCTTGATGGCGAGGGGTTGCTGCCCGAACGCCTGCGAATCATCGGCACCGCGCGTTCGGCGCTTGATGACGCGGGCTACCGCGCCCTCGCGCGGAAAGCGATCGAGGCGCATCTGCCCGAAGAGAGGCGCGGCCGGCTCGACCCCTTCCTCGCGCGCCTTGCCTACCAGCCGCTCGATGCGACCGATCCGGCGGGGTTCGCGGCGCTTGCCGCGCGAGTCCGCGACGGAAACGAGGTGGCAGGCCTCGTCATCTTCCTCTCGACCGCACCCGCCCTGTTCGAGCCGACCATCGCGGGCTTGCGCGAAGCGGGGCTCACCGGAGGCGAGGTCCGCATCGGGCTCGAAAAGCCGCTCGGCAGCGATATGGCGAGCAGCCGCGCGATCAATGACGCGGTCGCCGCCGCCTTCGCAGAAGAGCGGATCTTCCGCATCGATCACTACCTCGGGAAGGAGACGGTGCAGAACCTTCTCGCGCTGCGCTTCGCCAACGTACTGTTCGAGCCGGTGTGGAACCGCTCGATGATCCACAGCGTACAGATCACGGTTGCTGAATCGGTCGGACTGGAGGGGCGCGGTGGCTATTACGATGGCGCCGGGGCGCTGCGCGACATGGTGCAGAACCACATGCTGCAGCTGCTGGCGCTGGTCGCCATGGAGCCGCCGACCAGCTTCGCCGCGACCGCAGTGCGCGACGAGAAGGTGAAGGTGCTGCGCGCCTTGCGCAAGGTCTCCGCAGGGGAGTGTGTGCGGGGGCAATATGCAGGCGGCACCGCCGGGGGGAAGGCGGTCCCCGGCTATGCCGAAGAGCTCGGCGCAGCCAGCGAGACCGAGACCTTCGTGGCGCTGCGCGCCCATGTCGACAACTGGCGCTGGCAGGGGGTGCCGTTCTATCTGCGCACCGGCAAGCGGCTGGCCGAGCGGGTAACCGAGATTGTGGTCGAATTTCGCCCTGTGCCCTTCTCGATCTTCGGCAGAAGAGGCGCGAAGACCGTCCCCAACCGGCTCGTCATCGGCATCCAACCTGAAGAGAACATCACGCTCAACCTTATGGCCAAGCTCCCCGGCCTCGACCGCGGCGGGCTGCGGCTGCGCGAGGTGCCGCTCGATATTGCGATGGCGGATGCCTTTTCGGGGAAGCAACGGCGCATCGCCTACGAACGGCTGCTGCTCGACCTGATCGAAGGTGATCAGACGCTGTTTGTCCGCCGCGACGAGGTCGAGGCGCAATGGGCCTGGATCGACTCCATCCGCGCGGGCTGGGCCGAAGCCAAGGCCGCCCCCCGCCCCTACCCCGCCGGAAGCTGGGGGCCTGCCGAAGCCACCGCCCTCGCGGCACGCGATGGAGTGCGCTGGCATGACGAGTAA
- a CDS encoding EAL domain-containing protein, with protein sequence MTRTGGLWNAATGRRDPRPSPGGAIRQRLIHLAWSLILAALMAITLLLEPLDWMIWNLQSRMSSKSPSGEIVFVLGSSSLTDPANPAQRERLAAALDSLRDHGAAAVYLDAVFAEPATDRAADLKLRAALDAWDDRAVIVNRVDIFSKSHSREYTTIPLLASDRPTVWNGVTSDWVAFTWQMPLAYRTSRGVQPSLAAALARNDEVSLAEFTVDYGYRSQSIVTLPLARVAAARGRPDALNLAGKTIVIGMPHDPSQPEMRVPGQFKSPSSFVPIFAAETLRAGPPVSIPGLPILAVFGLLVAGAAMFAHRRARLRAYVAAPAILLLALFAAPALRLHLELSYALPFLILYGILRWRANWQQRVALRDPVTGLPTFRALAAELEENAATGHIVVAKVHGYETILQTLDAPQRSLYIQKLVERLRVGDPGLTIFIEGHYLAWLVDEDTQPKLRAHLEGLRAIFAAPVNLGDQSVDVGITFGAAPLDRAQGERALAMGLAAVEETSEALEPVRIADGTQPADSLWDLSLRSRIDAAMEAGEVFCVYQPKMDISADRLIGVEALVRWEDPERGFIPPLHFVMQCEKAGRMEYLTRYVLQSACTAGKLLHFRGNRITMSVNISATLLTDMRIVGIVRNVLQATGFDARYLVLEITETARIRDLAQARAALNALKSLGAKLSMDDFGSGAANFETLHALPFDEIKIDRQFISGAASSTKARAIAASIVGLGVSARITVVAEGAETASDLQMLRDIGCWQVQGYALARPMPLANLLNLLTSEADTQASTHI encoded by the coding sequence ATGACACGGACAGGTGGGCTCTGGAATGCGGCAACCGGCCGCCGCGATCCGCGGCCGAGCCCCGGCGGCGCCATCCGGCAACGCCTGATCCACCTGGCATGGTCGCTGATCCTCGCGGCCTTGATGGCGATCACCCTGTTGCTCGAGCCTCTCGACTGGATGATCTGGAACCTGCAGTCGCGGATGAGCAGCAAGTCGCCTTCTGGCGAGATCGTCTTCGTCCTGGGCAGCAGTTCCCTGACAGACCCTGCCAATCCCGCGCAGCGCGAACGGCTGGCCGCGGCGCTCGACAGCTTGCGCGATCATGGCGCGGCAGCGGTCTATCTCGATGCCGTGTTCGCCGAACCCGCGACCGACAGAGCCGCCGATCTCAAGTTGCGCGCCGCGCTGGATGCCTGGGACGACCGCGCGGTCATCGTCAACCGGGTGGATATCTTCTCCAAGAGCCATTCTCGCGAATATACCACCATCCCGCTGCTGGCGTCCGACCGCCCAACGGTCTGGAACGGGGTCACCAGCGACTGGGTGGCCTTCACCTGGCAGATGCCGCTCGCCTATCGCACCAGCCGCGGCGTTCAACCGTCGCTCGCGGCCGCGCTCGCGCGGAACGACGAGGTGTCGCTGGCGGAGTTTACCGTCGATTACGGTTATCGCAGCCAATCCATCGTGACCCTGCCACTGGCCCGCGTGGCGGCGGCACGCGGCCGCCCGGATGCGCTTAACCTCGCCGGCAAGACCATCGTCATCGGCATGCCGCATGATCCTTCGCAGCCGGAGATGCGAGTCCCGGGTCAGTTCAAATCGCCCAGCAGCTTCGTGCCGATCTTCGCGGCGGAAACCCTGCGCGCGGGACCCCCTGTCTCGATCCCCGGCCTGCCGATCCTGGCGGTGTTCGGCTTGCTGGTCGCCGGCGCCGCCATGTTCGCGCACCGGCGCGCCAGGCTGCGGGCCTATGTGGCTGCCCCGGCGATCCTGTTGCTGGCGCTGTTCGCGGCGCCGGCGCTGCGGCTGCATCTCGAGCTTTCCTACGCTCTCCCCTTCCTGATCCTCTACGGCATCCTGCGTTGGCGCGCCAACTGGCAGCAGAGGGTCGCGCTGCGCGACCCCGTCACCGGCCTGCCGACCTTCCGTGCATTGGCCGCGGAGCTGGAGGAAAACGCCGCTACCGGCCACATCGTGGTCGCCAAAGTGCATGGCTACGAAACCATTCTGCAGACGCTCGATGCGCCGCAGCGCAGCCTGTATATCCAGAAGCTGGTCGAGCGCCTCAGGGTCGGCGATCCGGGCCTGACGATCTTTATCGAAGGCCATTACCTCGCCTGGCTGGTGGACGAAGATACGCAGCCCAAGCTGCGTGCGCATCTGGAAGGTCTGCGCGCGATCTTCGCTGCCCCCGTCAATCTCGGCGACCAGAGCGTCGATGTCGGCATCACCTTCGGGGCCGCGCCTCTCGACCGGGCCCAGGGCGAGCGTGCCCTGGCCATGGGGCTCGCCGCGGTGGAAGAAACCAGCGAAGCGCTCGAGCCGGTCCGCATCGCCGACGGCACCCAGCCGGCCGATTCGCTGTGGGACCTGTCGCTGCGCAGCCGCATCGACGCGGCGATGGAAGCGGGCGAGGTGTTCTGCGTCTATCAGCCAAAGATGGATATCAGCGCCGACCGCCTGATCGGGGTCGAGGCGCTGGTGCGCTGGGAAGATCCCGAGCGCGGGTTCATCCCGCCGCTGCATTTCGTCATGCAGTGCGAGAAGGCGGGGCGGATGGAATATCTCACCCGCTACGTGCTCCAGTCCGCTTGCACCGCGGGCAAACTGCTGCACTTCCGCGGCAATCGCATCACGATGTCGGTCAATATCTCGGCGACGCTGCTGACCGACATGCGGATCGTCGGGATCGTGCGCAATGTCTTGCAGGCGACCGGGTTCGACGCGCGCTATTTGGTGCTGGAGATCACCGAAACGGCGCGCATTCGCGATCTCGCCCAGGCGCGCGCGGCGCTCAATGCCTTGAAATCCCTGGGCGCGAAGCTGTCGATGGATGATTTCGGCTCCGGCGCCGCGAATTTCGAGACCCTCCACGCCCTGCCCTTCGACGAAATCAAGATCGACCGGCAGTTCATCTCGGGCGCCGCCAGCAGCACCAAGGCACGCGCGATTGCGGCGAGCATCGTGGGGCTAGGCGTCAGCGCGCGAATCACCGTAGTCGCGGAGGGCGCCGAAACCGCGTCGGATCTCCAGATGCTCAGGGATATCGGCTGCTGGCAGGTCCAGGGCTATGCCCTGGCAAGGCCCATGCCGCTCGCCAACTTGTTGAATCTGCTGACCAGCGAGGCGGACACGCAAGCGAGCACGCATATTTAG
- a CDS encoding transglutaminase-like domain-containing protein, translating to MAFSIDSRFSFAADQPTDVLLQFEAAAIPEQVLSEVATDLSEADHVGRVAAQDGIGERIWIRAEGTFEVVHRARVELRRLITPLESLPQLDPHLLPGEAVEYLLDSRYCPADRFQSFVGEEFGSLRGGAAALAMRDWIAHHFTYTPGSSGPNTTALDSFVERHGVCRDYAHVLVTFARAAGIPARYVSCYAPRVTPQDFHAVAELFLADPSVPGGGAWHLLDATGMADPHEIVKIGVGRDAADVSFLTSFGPTRFLAKTVSVIAL from the coding sequence ATGGCCTTTTCCATCGACAGCCGCTTCAGCTTCGCGGCCGACCAGCCCACCGATGTGCTGCTGCAGTTCGAAGCTGCCGCTATCCCCGAACAGGTGCTGAGCGAGGTTGCGACCGATCTTTCGGAGGCGGATCATGTCGGCCGCGTCGCCGCGCAGGACGGCATCGGCGAACGCATCTGGATCCGGGCCGAGGGCACCTTCGAAGTCGTGCACCGGGCGCGGGTCGAACTCCGCCGCCTCATCACGCCGCTGGAGTCGCTCCCGCAGCTCGATCCGCATCTCCTGCCCGGCGAGGCAGTCGAATATCTGCTCGACAGCCGCTATTGTCCCGCCGACCGGTTCCAGTCCTTCGTCGGCGAGGAGTTCGGGAGCTTGCGCGGCGGGGCGGCGGCGCTGGCGATGCGCGACTGGATCGCGCACCACTTCACTTATACTCCAGGCTCCAGCGGGCCCAACACCACCGCGCTGGACAGCTTCGTGGAGCGCCACGGCGTGTGCCGGGACTATGCCCATGTCCTCGTCACCTTCGCGCGCGCGGCGGGCATCCCGGCCCGCTATGTCAGCTGTTACGCGCCGCGAGTGACGCCGCAGGACTTCCACGCCGTTGCCGAGCTGTTCCTTGCCGATCCCTCCGTTCCCGGGGGTGGAGCCTGGCACCTTCTCGATGCGACCGGGATGGCCGATCCGCACGAGATCGTGAAGATCGGCGTCGGGCGCGATGCCGCCGACGTGAGCTTCCTCACCAGCTTCGGCCCAACCCGCTTCCTCGCCAAGACGGTCAGCGTGATCGCGCTCTAG